In one window of Thermodesulfobacteriota bacterium DNA:
- a CDS encoding isoprenyl transferase yields MAALPQASSTPHEKKASHFPMSEIPRDNLPRHIAVIMDGNGRWARKRLLNRINGHRKGVEAARETVRHCREMGVRYLTLYTFSKENWNRPAREVQMLMKFLETHLKGEKKSLIENNIRFRAIGCVEDLPAGVRAVISDLEENTRGNTGMGLQLALSYSGREEITRAARKIAMQVYEGSLMPSDVTDETVQSNLYTAGIPDPDLLIRTSGEMRISNFLLWQLAYTEIYISDVLWPDFTKEHLEAAIGDYRKRERRFGLVKEKEVGAAARR; encoded by the coding sequence ATAGCCGCCCTCCCTCAGGCCTCTTCGACCCCACATGAAAAGAAGGCTTCGCATTTCCCTATGAGCGAAATTCCCAGGGACAATCTCCCCAGGCACATAGCCGTCATAATGGACGGCAACGGAAGGTGGGCGCGTAAGAGGCTCCTCAACAGGATAAACGGCCACCGTAAGGGCGTGGAGGCGGCGAGGGAGACCGTCCGCCACTGCCGGGAGATGGGCGTCCGTTACCTGACCCTGTACACCTTTTCGAAGGAGAACTGGAACAGGCCAGCCCGCGAGGTCCAAATGCTCATGAAGTTCCTCGAGACCCACTTGAAGGGCGAGAAGAAAAGCCTCATTGAGAACAACATCCGTTTCAGGGCCATCGGCTGCGTCGAGGACCTCCCGGCCGGGGTTAGGGCCGTTATATCCGACCTTGAGGAGAATACTAGGGGCAATACGGGCATGGGGCTCCAGCTCGCCTTGAGCTACAGCGGACGCGAGGAGATAACCCGGGCCGCAAGGAAAATCGCCATGCAGGTCTACGAGGGAAGCCTCATGCCGTCCGACGTGACGGACGAGACGGTCCAGTCGAACCTCTACACCGCCGGCATCCCCGACCCTGACCTCCTAATAAGGACCAGCGGCGAGATGAGGATATCCAACTTCCTCCTCTGGCAGCTCGCTTACACCGAGATATACATATCAGACGTGCTCTGGCCCGATTTCACGAAAGAGCACCTGGAGGCCGCCATAGGGGATTACCGGAAGCGGGAGCGCAGGTTCGGCCTGGTGAAGGAAAAGGAAGTGGGCGCGGCCGCCAGAAGGTAG
- the frr gene encoding ribosome recycling factor, which yields MKEEIFSDLKKRTEKALEALTHELGGLRTGRASLAILDHVKVDYYGTPTPIKQIATLSVPESRTITIQPWDISQLHAIEKAIMTSDLGLTPSSDGKLIRINIPPLTEERRKDLVKLAKKYAEECKIAVRNVRRDANEGLKKLEKDKAISEDDLKKFQKEVQDVTDRQIHRIDEMVVQKEAEIMEV from the coding sequence ATGAAGGAAGAGATATTTTCCGATTTGAAGAAACGGACCGAAAAGGCCCTCGAGGCGCTCACGCACGAGCTCGGCGGGCTTCGCACCGGCCGGGCATCGCTTGCGATACTCGACCACGTGAAGGTCGATTATTACGGCACGCCCACGCCCATCAAGCAGATAGCGACCCTCTCGGTCCCCGAGAGCAGGACCATCACCATACAGCCCTGGGACATCTCGCAGCTCCACGCCATCGAGAAGGCCATAATGACCTCGGACCTCGGGCTTACGCCCTCGAGCGACGGCAAGCTCATAAGGATAAACATCCCGCCGCTTACGGAGGAGAGGAGGAAGGACCTCGTAAAGCTCGCCAAAAAGTACGCCGAGGAATGCAAGATAGCCGTGCGGAACGTAAGGAGGGACGCCAACGAGGGCCTCAAGAAGCTGGAAAAGGACAAGGCCATCTCGGAAGACGACCTTAAGAAGTTCCAGAAGGAAGTGCAGGACGTGACCGACAGGCAGATACACAGGATAGACGAGATGGTCGTCCAGAAAGAGGCCGAGATAATGGAGGTATAG
- the pyrH gene encoding UMP kinase, translating into MPEYKYNRILLKLSGEALMGSKEFGVDTSVINSIAQEIKDVHNLGVQVAVVIGGGNIFRGVSASAKGMDRATADYVGMLATVINSLMLQDALEKNGVFTRVISAIEMKELAEPYIRRRAVRHLEKGRVIIFAAGTGNPYFTTDTAASLRAMEIHADVILKGTKVDGVYDRDPMKEKDAVKYESLKFIDVLKDGLKVMDSTAISLCMDNSLPIIVFSIKEHGNLVRIVKGERIGTLVS; encoded by the coding sequence ATGCCAGAATACAAATATAACAGGATACTCCTGAAGCTCTCGGGCGAGGCCCTGATGGGAAGCAAGGAGTTCGGGGTCGACACGTCCGTCATAAACTCCATAGCCCAGGAGATAAAGGACGTGCATAACCTCGGGGTCCAGGTGGCCGTGGTCATCGGGGGCGGAAATATCTTCAGGGGGGTGTCCGCGAGCGCCAAGGGCATGGACAGGGCTACCGCCGACTACGTCGGCATGCTCGCGACAGTCATAAACTCCCTCATGCTCCAGGACGCGCTCGAGAAGAACGGCGTCTTTACGCGGGTCATATCGGCGATCGAGATGAAGGAGCTTGCCGAGCCCTACATTCGGAGGCGCGCTGTGCGCCACCTCGAGAAAGGCAGGGTCATAATCTTCGCTGCCGGCACCGGAAACCCGTACTTCACTACCGACACCGCCGCGTCGCTCCGGGCAATGGAGATACACGCCGACGTGATCCTCAAGGGCACCAAGGTCGACGGCGTCTACGACAGGGACCCGATGAAGGAGAAGGACGCGGTCAAGTACGAGAGCCTCAAGTTCATAGACGTCCTCAAGGACGGCTTGAAAGTCATGGACTCGACGGCCATTTCCCTCTGCATGGACAATAGCCTGCCTATAATCGTATTCAGCATAAAGGAGCACGGGAACCTCGTCAGGATAGTAAAGGGCGAGCGTATCGGCACGCTCGTTTCCTGA
- the tsf gene encoding translation elongation factor Ts: protein MEISAGAVKELREKTGAGFMDCKKALAETKGDVAAAVEFLRKKGLAAAEKKAARAATEGIIGSYIHGGGKVGVLLEVNCETDFVAKTDGFSALVREIALHIAAMSPSYVSRKEVPAEVIESERRIYEAQAKESGKPEHVVAKMVDGKVEKFLKEVCLLEQPFVKEPEKTIEQVVIENIAKLGENISIRRFARFKVGEGLEKKQSDFAAEVAAAQK from the coding sequence ATGGAGATTTCCGCGGGAGCAGTAAAGGAACTCAGGGAGAAGACCGGGGCCGGCTTCATGGACTGCAAGAAGGCCCTTGCCGAGACCAAGGGCGACGTGGCGGCTGCGGTAGAGTTTCTCCGCAAGAAGGGCCTTGCGGCGGCTGAGAAGAAAGCGGCCAGGGCCGCGACCGAAGGCATAATAGGTAGCTATATCCACGGCGGGGGCAAGGTGGGCGTCCTCCTTGAAGTGAACTGCGAGACCGATTTCGTGGCCAAGACTGACGGCTTCAGCGCCTTGGTCCGCGAGATAGCGCTCCACATAGCGGCGATGAGCCCGTCCTACGTAAGCAGGAAGGAAGTCCCGGCCGAGGTGATAGAGAGCGAGAGGCGTATATACGAGGCCCAGGCAAAGGAGTCAGGGAAGCCCGAACACGTTGTGGCCAAGATGGTGGACGGGAAGGTCGAGAAGTTCCTGAAGGAAGTCTGCCTCCTTGAGCAGCCGTTCGTGAAAGAGCCGGAAAAGACAATCGAGCAGGTCGTGATAGAGAACATCGCGAAGCTCGGCGAGAACATATCGATAAGAAGGTTTGCCAGGTTCAAGGTAGGCGAGGGGCTCGAGAAGAAGCAGTCCGACTTCGCCGCCGAGGTGGCGGCCGCGCAGAAGTAA
- the rpsB gene encoding 30S ribosomal protein S2, translating to MAYLSMKQLLESGVHFGHQTKRWNPKMKTYIYGARNGIYIIDLQQTVKLFKEAYDYIRNSASKGGRVLFVGTKKQAQNAILEEASRAGMGYINNRWIGGFLTNFATVKKSINRLKELDTLETNPDFASATKKELLLLRRERERLEKYLGGVKNLDKVPDVLFIIDSKKESIAIKEANRLGIKVVAIVDTNCDPDEVDYVIPGNDDAIRAIKLFSASMADACLEGKAVYEEALQAKADKKAVKAEAGAEAPIPAPQAGAGAEGTAQG from the coding sequence ATGGCTTATCTTTCAATGAAACAGCTTCTGGAATCAGGCGTCCACTTCGGGCACCAGACCAAGAGGTGGAACCCGAAGATGAAAACCTACATCTACGGGGCCAGGAACGGCATCTACATCATCGACCTTCAGCAGACCGTCAAGCTCTTCAAGGAAGCATACGACTACATCAGGAACTCCGCCTCCAAGGGCGGCAGGGTCCTCTTTGTCGGCACCAAGAAACAGGCCCAGAACGCGATACTGGAAGAGGCTTCAAGGGCCGGGATGGGGTACATAAACAACAGGTGGATAGGCGGGTTCCTCACCAACTTCGCCACCGTCAAGAAGTCCATAAACAGATTGAAGGAGCTCGATACCCTCGAGACAAACCCGGATTTCGCCTCGGCGACCAAAAAAGAGCTCCTGCTCCTCAGGAGGGAGAGGGAAAGGCTCGAGAAATACCTGGGCGGCGTTAAGAACCTCGACAAGGTGCCTGACGTCCTTTTCATAATCGACTCCAAGAAAGAGTCCATAGCCATCAAGGAAGCAAACAGGCTGGGCATCAAGGTCGTGGCCATCGTGGACACGAACTGCGACCCGGACGAGGTCGACTACGTGATACCCGGAAATGACGACGCCATAAGGGCCATAAAGCTCTTCTCCGCCTCCATGGCCGACGCCTGCCTCGAAGGCAAGGCCGTATACGAGGAAGCGCTCCAGGCCAAGGCCGACAAGAAGGCCGTGAAGGCTGAAGCGGGTGCTGAGGCGCCAATCCCGGCCCCCCAGGCCGGAGCGGGCGCCGAGGGAACGGCACAGGGCTGA
- a CDS encoding SUMF1/EgtB/PvdO family nonheme iron enzyme gives MKKFKNLAVTLTLVFMMAGSGALAQDPPMNMKDDDLGIDDHLQLEKPAEKVVTKEDVEPLIEMVYIKGGCFEMGDFVGNGDEDERPVHEVCLDDYYLADTEVTQELFELVMGYSPIQKYNRLMAVDPKAPVVYVSFSVVQDFLKKLNDLVGGYYRLPTEAEWEYAARERGKKMVWSGTNNEAELGDYALFSDNSDKLGPVKSGKPNSLGLYGMSGNAAEWAEDYFDFDFYQASPRQNPYGPEHGIWRVARGGSYIDAPYKLRTTYRYGLEHSSRLINLGIRLAE, from the coding sequence ATGAAGAAATTCAAGAACCTGGCCGTTACACTCACGCTCGTTTTTATGATGGCAGGCTCCGGCGCTCTGGCCCAGGACCCCCCAATGAACATGAAGGACGATGACCTCGGGATCGACGACCACCTGCAGCTTGAAAAACCGGCTGAGAAGGTCGTCACGAAGGAGGACGTGGAGCCGCTTATCGAGATGGTGTACATAAAAGGCGGCTGCTTCGAAATGGGGGACTTCGTCGGGAACGGCGATGAGGACGAAAGGCCGGTCCACGAGGTCTGCCTGGACGATTACTACCTGGCCGATACAGAAGTGACACAGGAGCTCTTTGAGCTGGTGATGGGGTATTCGCCGATACAGAAATATAACAGGCTCATGGCCGTCGACCCCAAGGCTCCTGTCGTGTACGTAAGTTTTTCGGTCGTGCAGGACTTCCTAAAGAAGCTCAACGACCTGGTCGGAGGGTATTACCGCCTCCCGACCGAGGCGGAGTGGGAGTATGCCGCCCGGGAACGCGGAAAGAAGATGGTCTGGTCAGGGACCAATAACGAGGCGGAGCTTGGCGACTACGCCCTCTTCAGCGACAACAGCGATAAGCTTGGCCCCGTCAAGTCCGGTAAGCCCAACTCGCTCGGGCTCTACGGCATGTCCGGGAACGCGGCCGAGTGGGCCGAAGACTACTTCGATTTCGATTTCTACCAGGCTAGCCCCAGGCAGAACCCCTACGGACCGGAGCACGGTATTTGGCGCGTGGCCAGGGGAGGCTCCTATATCGACGCGCCATATAAGCTCCGTACGACCTACAGGTACGGACTTGAGCACAGCAGCAGGCTTATAAACCTCGGCATCAGGCTTGCGGAATAG